From Anopheles coluzzii chromosome 3, AcolN3, whole genome shotgun sequence, the proteins below share one genomic window:
- the LOC120956613 gene encoding ATP-binding cassette sub-family G member 1-like → MMEPIGNPDSIPLESLESVSPRAFELSFQNVSYCVKHKHDRTHSAILKNLSGSFRSGRLVGIMGPSGAGKSTLLNVLSGFKKSNVTGQLMVDGQRLSERRSRKIISYTQQEVCLWPALTVEESLRYAAEFKLSPTIDQHQKRARVRELLHVLGLTGCADTLAGSVSGGQAKRLSIGLELLSDPKVMLLDEPTSGLDTVAAYQVLAHVKQLAARGRVIACVIHQPNSQQLLLIDDLYVLAKGRRIYSGPTGEMVTQFARFGLDCPVSHNPADYALEVASLDQEDDRLKRLLMEEEKDIFDYNPPRLMVEKSVDGSYQRYALSTLQQLRVLLRRTTSCTMRETYQFKARILINIAIALITSVAFYNTGNNADRILANTAVLIINLYAIFFTSIVSAVLVYPRESACFVLESKNNWYSLRAYYLAKIVVELPTLILSSSVFFLIVYYFTAQPFEWLRIGTFALVCLMFGWISQMLGLLLGSLLSVQNSVFVSILIMVPASLFSGFFVPLRDASVLVRPLLYVSFVRYAFEGAVHAIYGFDRPDLDCPEVFCYFRQLKRFLQFVSMPDLAYGYDLLALAGWIVLLMGAVYLSLRRRIKQD, encoded by the exons ATGATGGAGCCAATCGGTAATCCCGATTCCATACCGCTGGAATCGTTGGAAAGTGTGAGCCCGCGTGCGTTTGAGCTATCGTTTCAGAATGTTTCCTACTGTGTAAAACATAAGCATG ATCGCACACACTCCGCCATCCTGAAAAACCTTTCCGGGTCGTTCCGTTCGGGCCGGCTGGTGGGGATTATGGGACCATCGGGGGCTGGCAAATCGACCCTGCTGAATGTGCTGAGTGGATTCAA AAAAAGCAACGTCACCGGACAGCTAATGGTCGACGGACAACGGCTCTCCGAGCGCAGAAGCCGTAAGATCATCTCCTACACCCAACAGGAAGTGTGCCTGTGGCCGGCCCTTACCGTCGAGGAAAGCCTACGGTATGCGGCCGAGTTTAAACTCTCACCCACCATCGACCAGCACCAAAAACGGGCGCGCGTTCGGGAGCTTCTGCACGTGCTGGGGCTGACAGGGTGTGCCGATACGCTCGCCGGCAGCGTATCGGGCGGTCAGGCCAAGCGTCTATCGATCGGCTTGGAGCTACTGTCCGACCCGAAAGTGATGCTGCTGGACGAGCCGACGAGTGGGTTGGACACGGTCGCCGCCTATCAGGTGCTGGCACACGTCAAGCAGCTTGCCGCCCGCGGTCGCGTTATCGCCTGCGTCATCCATCAACCCAACTCCCAGCAGCTGCTCCTGATCGATGATCTGTACGTGCTGGCCAAGGGCCGACGGATCTACAGTGGACCGACGGGCGAAATGGTGACGCAATTTGCTCGCTTCGGGCTCGATTGTCCCGTTTCCCACAATCCGGCCGATTACG CGCTGGAAGTGGCCAGCTTGGATCAGGAGGATGACCGATTGAAGCGATTGCTgatggaggaggagaaggatatTTTTGACTACAATCCACCGCGGCTGATGGTGGAGAAGAGCGTTGATGGATCGTATCAGCGGTACGCGCTCTCAACCCTGCAGCAGCTGCGTGTGTTGCTGCGACGAACGACCAGCTGTACGATGCGCGAAACG TACCAGTTTAAAGCGCGCATTCTCATCAACATCGCCATCGCGCTCATCACGAGCGTCGCGTTCTACAACACCGGCAACAATGCCGACCGCATCCTGGCCAACACCGCCGTGCTGATCATTAATCTGTACGCCATCTTCTTCACCAGCATAGTTTCGGCGGTGCTGGTCT ATCCCCGCGAGTCGGCCTGCTTCGTGCTAGAGAGCAAAAATAATTGGTACTCCCTGCGGGCTTACTACTTGGCCAAAATTGTGGTCGAACTTCCCACGCTG atcctTTCGTCTTCGGTGTTCTTCCTCATCGTGTACTACTTCACCGCGCAACCATTCGAGTGGCTCCGGATCGGTACGTTCGCGCTGGTCTGCCTGATGTTTGGTTGGATTTCCCAGATGCtcgggctgctgctgggcaGCCTGCTCTCCGTGCAAAACTCCGTGTTCGTGAGCATCCTGATAATGGTGCCGGCGTCGCTGTTTTCCGGCTTCTTCGTGCCGCTGCGCGACGCCAGCGTGCTGGTGCGGCCCCTGCTCTACGTGTCGTTCGTGCGGTACGCGTTCGAGGGTGCCGTGCACGCGATCTACGGCTTCGATCGGCCGGATCTCGACTGCCCGGAGGTGTTTTGCTACTTCCGTCAGCTGAAACGCTTTCTGCAGTTTGTCTCGATGCCGGATCTGGCCTACGGGTACGATCTGCTAGCGCTGGCCGGGTGGATCGTGCTGCTGATGGGTGCGGTGTACCTGAGCTTGCGGCGAAGAATCAAACAGGACTGA